The following coding sequences lie in one Filimonas effusa genomic window:
- a CDS encoding peptidylprolyl isomerase — MQKTNLLTRLLLLTIMAAMSATLFAQAPGKLRKRDRKRDILMETTAGSIVLRLSDSTPLHRDNFLKLVKTHYYDSLLFHRVIKNFMIQAGDPVSKNAPAGKLLGDSGLPYTIPAEFRTTLFHKRGVLAAAREGDDVNPQKASASTQFYIVQGRVFTDGKLDTLEQTRLKRKIPAAHREVYKTTGGAPHLDQNYTIFGEVISGMEVVDAIAAVPTSQGVDKDRPLKDVRILKVKLVKRKR; from the coding sequence ATGCAAAAAACTAATCTGCTTACCAGGCTATTGCTCCTCACAATTATGGCAGCAATGTCGGCCACCTTATTCGCCCAGGCACCGGGCAAACTGCGCAAAAGAGACCGCAAGCGCGATATACTTATGGAAACAACTGCCGGCTCCATTGTACTGCGCTTATCAGATTCTACTCCTTTACACAGGGATAATTTCCTGAAGCTGGTAAAAACACATTACTATGACAGCCTCCTGTTTCACCGTGTTATCAAAAACTTTATGATACAGGCCGGCGACCCCGTAAGTAAAAATGCACCAGCAGGCAAATTACTGGGCGACAGTGGTTTGCCCTATACTATTCCGGCAGAATTCAGGACTACGCTGTTCCATAAAAGAGGCGTACTTGCCGCTGCCAGGGAAGGAGACGATGTAAACCCGCAGAAAGCCAGCGCCTCAACGCAGTTTTATATTGTGCAAGGCCGTGTTTTTACCGATGGGAAACTGGACACCTTAGAACAAACCCGACTTAAAAGAAAGATCCCGGCCGCACACCGTGAAGTATATAAAACAACAGGCGGCGCCCCGCACCTGGACCAAAACTACACCATCTTCGGAGAAGTGATCAGCGGCATGGAAGTGGTTGACGCCATAGCAGCCGTTCCTACCAGCCAGGGAGTAGATAAAGACCGGCCGTTAAAAGATGTGAGAATTTTAAAAGTAAAGCTGGTTAAACGAAAGCGTTGA
- a CDS encoding nuclear transport factor 2 family protein, giving the protein MKYCIILLAAIITLVSCNEKNKTNHMVSENEKLVQQYFEHFNNHDWEKLAAMYTETAAFKDPSLGKGIVKQTRLQVVNKYSELAQMFPDVKDKVIQTYPSGSNHIIVEFVSTGTAPDNTKFELPICTIFTIENGKISKDFSYFDNF; this is encoded by the coding sequence ATGAAGTATTGTATAATATTATTGGCAGCTATTATAACATTGGTTTCCTGCAATGAAAAGAATAAAACTAATCATATGGTGAGTGAAAATGAAAAATTGGTTCAGCAATATTTTGAACATTTCAACAACCATGACTGGGAAAAGCTGGCAGCGATGTATACCGAAACTGCTGCATTCAAAGATCCAAGCCTGGGAAAAGGTATAGTTAAACAGACCAGGCTACAAGTTGTTAATAAATACTCGGAGTTAGCTCAAATGTTTCCGGATGTAAAAGATAAAGTAATCCAGACTTATCCTTCGGGCAGCAACCATATCATAGTTGAATTTGTGTCTACAGGTACCGCACCAGATAACACCAAATTCGAGCTGCCAATATGTACCATTTTCACTATCGAAAATGGTAAAATCAGTAAAGACTTTTCCTACTTTGATAATTTTTAA
- a CDS encoding CPBP family intramembrane glutamic endopeptidase: MKGRIRVQAIIVFYAIAVLLRFLAVKTSLLGSIENGYLQILLRGVGPAIGAWVAIKLFRIPLQLSLKGNYRNLLLPLLVYWVFPVVLIGAVTYIYEAKFPALLLFTVLVYGLLEEIGWRGFLQEQLKSLPKFQSIFIIAVLWFVWHLNFEITTSNMVFLGVLFFGTWGIGKVYSSTCSLLAVAGFHSLNNFFRNGLHERELILILALLVIWIGFMVWYKR, encoded by the coding sequence ATGAAAGGAAGAATCCGGGTTCAGGCAATAATTGTGTTTTACGCTATTGCCGTCCTGTTACGTTTTTTGGCTGTAAAAACCAGTCTGTTAGGGAGTATTGAGAACGGGTATTTGCAGATCCTGCTTCGTGGGGTTGGTCCGGCAATAGGTGCATGGGTTGCCATTAAATTATTCCGTATCCCGTTGCAGCTTTCTCTCAAAGGAAATTACCGTAACCTGCTTTTGCCATTGCTGGTTTATTGGGTGTTTCCCGTGGTATTGATAGGAGCGGTTACTTATATCTATGAAGCAAAATTTCCTGCTTTACTGCTTTTCACTGTTTTAGTATATGGCTTACTGGAAGAAATTGGCTGGCGTGGTTTTTTGCAGGAGCAGTTGAAAAGTTTACCAAAATTTCAAAGCATTTTCATTATCGCGGTTCTTTGGTTTGTCTGGCATCTGAATTTTGAAATAACAACTTCCAACATGGTCTTTCTCGGCGTTTTATTCTTCGGAACCTGGGGTATTGGTAAAGTTTACAGCAGTACCTGTTCATTATTGGCAGTAGCGGGTTTTCATTCCCTGAATAATTTTTTCAGAAACGGACTGCATGAAAGGGAATTGATCTTAATTCTGGCATTATTGGTCATCTGGATTGGATTTATGGTTTGGTATAAGCGGTAA
- a CDS encoding magnesium chelatase subunit ChlI family protein, translated as MATHQCPCGYYNHPAKDCVCAPGKVRQYLNRVSGPLLDRIDLHVEVTPVPFEAIAHTGERIPESSATIRERVVKARAIQAARFAGAGITTNAQMNTRLLNRYCKLDADSLELLKTAMHRLHLSARAYDRILKVSRTIADLQGAAAISAAHLAEAIHYRSLDREQWGQEYE; from the coding sequence ATGGCAACGCATCAATGCCCTTGCGGCTATTATAATCACCCGGCCAAAGATTGTGTATGTGCCCCCGGTAAAGTGCGGCAATACCTTAACAGGGTATCGGGGCCGCTGCTAGACCGTATTGACCTTCATGTAGAGGTAACGCCGGTTCCTTTTGAAGCCATCGCGCATACCGGGGAGCGTATACCAGAATCGTCCGCCACTATCCGGGAGCGGGTAGTGAAAGCGCGGGCCATCCAGGCGGCGCGTTTTGCAGGTGCAGGCATTACTACCAATGCCCAAATGAACACCCGTTTGCTAAACCGGTATTGCAAGCTCGATGCCGACAGTCTTGAACTACTCAAAACCGCCATGCACAGGCTGCATCTTTCGGCACGCGCCTACGACCGGATACTTAAAGTTAGCCGCACCATTGCCGACCTGCAGGGCGCAGCTGCTATTTCGGCCGCCCACCTGGCAGAAGCCATCCATTACCGTAGCCTCGACCGCGAACAGTGGGGGCAGGAGTATGAATAA
- a CDS encoding alpha/beta hydrolase-fold protein, producing MRIKDVVVLIVVLFLACKGVAQVETAILLPEKKDSIASRYLDRKQEILIHLPGSYAKSGLNYPVIVYLDGQDQGLKNLLISNLDRLMYGREIPEAIVIGIPHHHGRGDLSIESASEDTTPFMKFVTTELISFLDQNYRTLDFRTFIGHSLGGQFLAYSMTRYPDVFNAVIAISPALNYPDTESWYKRKTLTALEHFAQGKRHNHLYFCVGDAGFQDAGFKTGAEELAAILTNANNSGLYWKFDVLPGFTHGSSPAAGIPMGLIQVFKYWPFLETRSYEILVKNQGSPLKEVLEQEARIKDIYGVDIPLPRSVYWQFGKYELGKGNYDNAVKFFEKNMALDKNGSTPRSLMGDALAKMGKKEAAKKYYQEAINLLKEGESRKELEEKIKQLDGN from the coding sequence ATGAGAATAAAAGACGTTGTCGTGCTAATAGTCGTTTTGTTTTTAGCTTGTAAGGGAGTAGCACAGGTAGAGACTGCGATCCTCCTGCCTGAAAAGAAAGATAGCATAGCATCCAGATACCTGGATAGGAAACAGGAAATATTAATTCATCTTCCCGGCAGTTATGCGAAGTCCGGACTGAATTACCCGGTTATCGTTTACCTTGATGGCCAGGATCAGGGGCTTAAAAATCTATTGATAAGTAACCTGGACAGACTGATGTATGGAAGGGAAATTCCAGAGGCCATTGTAATTGGAATACCCCACCATCATGGCCGGGGCGACTTATCCATAGAAAGCGCATCGGAGGATACAACCCCATTCATGAAATTTGTTACTACTGAACTCATCTCTTTTCTTGATCAGAATTATAGAACACTGGATTTTCGCACATTTATAGGGCATTCATTAGGCGGGCAGTTCCTGGCTTACAGCATGACACGCTACCCCGATGTTTTTAATGCTGTAATAGCTATTAGTCCGGCGTTAAACTATCCGGATACCGAAAGTTGGTATAAAAGAAAAACACTGACGGCCCTGGAGCACTTCGCCCAAGGGAAGCGCCACAACCATCTTTACTTTTGTGTAGGTGATGCGGGTTTCCAGGATGCTGGATTCAAAACCGGGGCGGAAGAGCTGGCTGCTATACTCACTAATGCCAATAACTCCGGGCTTTACTGGAAATTTGATGTATTGCCCGGTTTCACCCACGGCAGTTCACCTGCTGCGGGTATCCCGATGGGATTGATACAGGTGTTTAAATATTGGCCTTTCCTGGAAACAAGGTCTTATGAAATATTGGTGAAAAATCAGGGAAGCCCTTTAAAAGAAGTACTTGAGCAGGAAGCAAGAATTAAAGACATTTATGGGGTTGATATTCCGCTGCCCAGGTCTGTTTATTGGCAGTTCGGGAAATACGAATTAGGTAAAGGGAATTATGATAATGCCGTAAAATTTTTTGAAAAGAACATGGCATTGGATAAGAATGGCTCTACACCAAGAAGTTTAATGGGGGACGCTTTAGCAAAAATGGGAAAGAAGGAAGCTGCTAAAAAATACTACCAGGAAGCTATCAACCTGTTGAAAGAAGGTGAATCCAGGAAGGAGCTGGAAGAAAAAATAAAACAATTAGACGGGAATTGA
- a CDS encoding LuxR C-terminal-related transcriptional regulator, translated as MGKQTLVFYNEVRKVWEEVTHNVAYTPLEFQLEIHKKLLNLFQPGNYYYFIFNVSNAEFEFVSEQIQSILGYDVKTLKASDFLNRIHAEDQPYFIAFEKQLVNFFSKLPQDKILKYKVQYDFRVRDSNDNYKRILHQLVIIEHNNSNLLRSLGIHTDITHLKPSGTPTLSFIGLDNEPSYYNVPPDQPLLTASKERFTRREKQIIRFVLSGKNSHEIAQTLHISKHTVDTHRKKILSKSGCASWVEMSARAVTEAWV; from the coding sequence ATGGGTAAACAGACACTTGTTTTCTATAACGAGGTGAGGAAAGTATGGGAAGAGGTTACCCATAATGTAGCTTACACTCCATTGGAATTCCAACTGGAGATCCATAAAAAGTTACTCAACCTGTTTCAACCGGGGAATTATTACTATTTTATTTTTAACGTCAGTAACGCTGAATTTGAATTTGTAAGTGAACAGATCCAATCCATTCTCGGCTATGATGTGAAAACATTGAAAGCATCTGATTTTCTCAATAGAATACATGCAGAAGACCAGCCTTATTTTATAGCCTTCGAGAAACAGCTCGTCAACTTTTTCAGTAAACTTCCGCAGGATAAGATCCTGAAGTATAAAGTGCAGTACGATTTCAGGGTACGTGATAGTAATGATAACTATAAACGGATCCTGCACCAGCTGGTGATCATTGAACATAATAACAGCAACCTGCTCCGGTCACTTGGCATTCATACGGATATTACGCATCTTAAACCTTCCGGCACGCCCACGCTTTCGTTTATTGGTTTGGACAACGAGCCTTCTTACTACAATGTGCCACCAGACCAGCCTTTGCTTACTGCCTCAAAAGAACGGTTCACACGCAGGGAAAAACAGATCATCCGGTTTGTGCTTTCGGGCAAGAATTCACATGAGATAGCGCAAACACTTCACATTTCAAAACACACGGTGGATACGCATCGGAAAAAGATACTCTCTAAATCGGGCTGTGCGTCGTGGGTGGAGATGAGCGCACGGGCTGTTACTGAAGCCTGGGTTTAG
- a CDS encoding ABC transporter ATP-binding protein gives MQILLQYLKPYKWLVVLSLFLACINQTFSLLDPLIFGRIIDRFANHPHTTDKAGLESRGISQYLGGVALLLLASMGVAMVSRIAKAFQDYCVSVVIQKFGASIFTTGLQHSLKLPFQDFEDQRSGETLSILTKVRTDCEKFITNFINIFFSIVVGVVFVAVYAISIHWSVAPTYFVGILLLSWLTSLLSRKIKVIQKTIVQETTSLAGSTTESLRNIELVKSLGLSEQEIKRLNNNTYKILGLEIKKVKSIRTLSFIQGTFVNTLRQTILFLLMYLIFKDQLSVGQLFTMQLYSFFIFGPLQEIGNIILSYREAEASLHNFKTLMSKPVERMPSQPKDIGSLETLSFEDVTFRHQTAMYNALDSISFTAKKGETIAFVGPSGSGKSTLVKLLVGLYTPQQGKILYNNVENQDIHFDSLREQIGFVTQDTQLFAGTIRENLLFVRPDATDEELVDVLKQASCQYLLSRAEHGISTVIGEGGLKLSGGERQRLSIARSLLRHPRLLIFDEATSALDSITEEEITGTIKQISAQREQITVLIAHRLSTIMHADRIFVLEKGQMAETGSHESLLAEKGLYYAMWRQQIGERK, from the coding sequence ATGCAAATATTGTTACAATATCTCAAGCCATACAAATGGCTTGTAGTGCTTTCTTTGTTCCTGGCGTGTATCAACCAGACATTCTCTTTATTAGACCCGCTCATCTTCGGGCGTATCATAGACCGGTTCGCCAATCATCCGCATACTACAGATAAGGCAGGACTGGAAAGCCGTGGCATCAGTCAATACCTGGGCGGAGTGGCCCTGCTGCTGCTTGCCAGTATGGGCGTGGCCATGGTGTCACGTATTGCCAAAGCATTCCAGGATTATTGTGTGAGCGTGGTTATCCAGAAATTCGGGGCCAGCATTTTTACCACCGGACTTCAACACTCCCTGAAACTGCCGTTCCAGGATTTTGAAGACCAGCGCAGCGGAGAAACGCTAAGCATCCTTACCAAAGTGCGTACTGATTGTGAGAAATTCATTACCAATTTCATCAATATCTTTTTCAGCATCGTGGTAGGTGTGGTGTTTGTAGCGGTATATGCCATCAGTATCCACTGGTCGGTAGCCCCTACTTATTTTGTGGGGATCCTGCTGCTATCATGGCTTACAAGCCTTTTAAGCCGCAAGATCAAAGTCATCCAGAAAACGATTGTACAGGAAACCACCTCGCTGGCGGGCAGCACTACTGAAAGCCTGCGGAATATTGAACTGGTGAAAAGCCTGGGCCTCAGCGAACAGGAAATAAAAAGGTTGAATAACAATACCTACAAGATCCTGGGACTTGAAATTAAAAAAGTAAAAAGCATCCGTACCCTCAGCTTTATACAGGGCACTTTTGTAAATACTTTACGTCAAACCATCCTGTTCCTGCTCATGTACCTGATCTTTAAAGACCAGTTGAGCGTAGGCCAGTTGTTTACCATGCAGCTTTATTCGTTCTTCATATTCGGGCCTTTACAGGAGATCGGGAACATTATTCTTTCTTACCGTGAAGCAGAGGCGTCGCTGCACAATTTCAAAACGCTGATGAGCAAACCGGTAGAACGTATGCCGTCACAACCGAAAGATATAGGGTCACTGGAAACGCTTTCTTTTGAAGACGTCACATTCCGCCACCAGACGGCTATGTATAATGCACTGGACAGTATCAGCTTTACCGCGAAGAAAGGAGAGACCATTGCGTTTGTAGGCCCCTCCGGCTCCGGGAAAAGCACCCTGGTGAAACTGCTGGTAGGCTTATATACCCCACAGCAGGGAAAGATCCTTTACAACAACGTAGAGAACCAGGATATTCATTTCGACAGCCTGCGTGAACAAATAGGATTTGTAACACAGGATACCCAGCTGTTTGCCGGCACCATCCGCGAAAACCTGCTTTTTGTTCGCCCCGATGCTACCGACGAAGAGCTGGTAGATGTGCTGAAACAGGCGAGTTGCCAGTACCTGCTGTCCCGGGCAGAACATGGCATCAGCACGGTAATTGGTGAAGGCGGCCTGAAACTGAGCGGTGGCGAACGCCAGCGTTTAAGTATTGCACGCTCCCTGTTACGTCATCCGCGGCTGCTGATCTTTGATGAAGCTACTTCTGCATTGGATTCCATTACAGAGGAAGAGATCACAGGCACCATTAAACAGATCTCCGCACAACGCGAACAGATCACGGTGCTTATTGCACACAGGCTGAGCACTATTATGCATGCCGATAGGATTTTTGTGCTCGAAAAAGGGCAGATGGCCGAAACCGGCAGTCATGAAAGCCTGTTGGCCGAAAAAGGACTGTATTACGCCATGTGGCGTCAGCAGATAGGCGAAAGAAAATAA
- a CDS encoding helix-turn-helix transcriptional regulator, which produces MLQKEVAKFIGVTEDCVTLWENNRSKPMVKYYPKIIEFLGYFPFEIDISSFAGKIKYYRYINGFTQEDLARNLGINESTIFHYEKGTHKPNGRIRQILSLLLSEVDRHISINPEKSCIYT; this is translated from the coding sequence ATGTTACAAAAGGAAGTAGCTAAATTTATAGGGGTAACAGAAGATTGTGTAACACTGTGGGAGAATAACCGGTCAAAACCAATGGTAAAGTACTATCCCAAAATCATAGAATTTTTAGGCTATTTTCCATTTGAAATCGATATTTCCAGCTTCGCAGGTAAGATTAAATATTATCGTTATATTAACGGGTTTACTCAAGAGGATCTTGCTAGAAATCTGGGAATTAATGAATCAACAATTTTTCATTATGAGAAAGGAACCCATAAACCTAATGGCAGAATACGCCAGATTTTGTCATTGTTACTTTCTGAAGTAGATCGGCATATCTCAATAAATCCTGAAAAGTCCTGTATTTATACATAA
- a CDS encoding Crp/Fnr family transcriptional regulator → MPTPKQIQQIFAPYYNAENKIWEGFSEKIQVRQFRKNEIIKDYDGVEKYLNIVAEGSAGLFVWDGKKDICINLLYESSFMSDYFSFLKQQPSGIKTEALEDCTLWSISYPDLNELYSRNETGLRIGKAVAEVMFLKKQQEQVNLLTLSPKERYLNLVKQRPEIFQRTPLKIIASYLGLTAESLSRLRKRVSK, encoded by the coding sequence ATGCCGACGCCCAAACAAATTCAGCAAATATTCGCCCCTTATTACAATGCAGAAAATAAAATCTGGGAAGGTTTCTCGGAAAAAATACAAGTGCGGCAATTCCGTAAAAATGAGATCATCAAAGATTATGATGGCGTAGAAAAGTATCTGAATATTGTTGCTGAGGGTTCGGCGGGGTTATTTGTCTGGGATGGAAAAAAAGATATCTGCATTAACCTATTATATGAAAGCAGTTTTATGAGCGATTATTTTTCGTTCCTGAAGCAGCAACCTTCCGGTATTAAAACAGAAGCCCTGGAAGATTGCACACTCTGGTCGATAAGTTATCCTGATTTGAATGAACTGTATTCCCGTAATGAAACGGGATTACGGATCGGGAAAGCTGTTGCAGAAGTAATGTTCTTAAAAAAACAACAGGAGCAGGTGAACCTCTTAACCCTCAGCCCGAAGGAACGTTATCTAAACCTGGTAAAACAAAGGCCTGAAATTTTTCAGCGCACACCGCTAAAGATCATAGCTTCTTACCTGGGATTAACGGCGGAAAGCCTGAGCAGGCTTAGAAAAAGAGTATCGAAATAG
- a CDS encoding TMEM175 family protein encodes MDPKELAEKNKFQLDRIALFSDAIFAIAITLLIIEVKVPKLEHEFVNDHELWHALFHLLPEFIGFFISFLVIGMYWMTHHRLFKFIVRVNQKLLWGNLLFMLPIVVMPFSTALFSAYYNSSLKAPLLIYAANILVAGLLVYRLWRLVYNSKNNLSEGLTPELFKYNAARALVIPVIFAFALLLSFVMPNLAYIIPLLTPVITRLINWYFIKRYPAAIKTYLQ; translated from the coding sequence ATGGACCCAAAAGAACTTGCAGAAAAGAACAAATTCCAACTCGACAGAATTGCCTTATTCAGTGATGCCATCTTCGCCATCGCCATTACATTGCTGATCATTGAAGTGAAAGTACCCAAACTCGAACACGAGTTTGTCAATGATCATGAACTCTGGCATGCACTTTTCCACCTGTTGCCTGAGTTTATCGGCTTCTTTATCAGCTTCCTGGTGATTGGTATGTACTGGATGACGCATCATCGTTTATTCAAGTTCATAGTAAGAGTAAACCAGAAACTGCTTTGGGGCAATCTCTTATTTATGCTGCCCATTGTAGTCATGCCATTTAGCACTGCCTTATTCAGTGCCTACTACAACTCTTCCTTAAAAGCGCCCCTGCTGATCTATGCTGCCAATATTCTGGTGGCAGGCTTGCTTGTGTACAGGTTATGGCGACTGGTATACAACTCTAAAAACAATTTATCGGAAGGACTCACTCCCGAGCTGTTCAAATACAATGCAGCCAGGGCCCTGGTCATTCCTGTTATTTTTGCTTTCGCATTGTTGTTATCTTTTGTAATGCCCAACCTGGCCTACATCATCCCGTTACTCACCCCGGTGATAACCCGTTTAATCAACTGGTATTTCATTAAACGTTATCCTGCGGCCATAAAAACCTACCTGCAATAA
- a CDS encoding GNAT family N-acetyltransferase, which yields MKLLSPKDYAKVNAALQRVSFNNLFARSVVEHQISGQVFVDNTEAPESFYIVHPYGMSLLLGRSDDPVFNAAFKEHALNTNKSRNKHEWMQAYPNKWHLVLCELFGDKLIANAQNTGQQQHGIVELNSRVNFKFNIEKYQAVSHKSTAPGVAVVETDRELFRKMEGSVTPNFFWDSEDDFLANGKAFSLLDNNQLAATAFSAYMTSDKLELGIETLPAFRGKGYAAAVSAALIDFCISNNYEPLWSCRLENTGSVMLAQKLGFEVALTFPYYRLSN from the coding sequence ATGAAACTGTTGTCTCCAAAAGACTATGCAAAAGTAAACGCTGCCCTGCAGCGGGTAAGCTTTAATAACCTGTTTGCCCGTTCGGTAGTGGAGCATCAGATATCCGGACAGGTATTTGTTGATAACACAGAAGCGCCGGAAAGTTTCTACATTGTACACCCCTATGGGATGAGCCTTTTGCTTGGCCGCAGTGATGATCCTGTTTTCAATGCTGCCTTTAAAGAGCATGCGCTCAATACAAACAAAAGCAGGAACAAGCATGAGTGGATGCAGGCCTATCCTAATAAATGGCACCTGGTATTATGTGAACTGTTTGGCGATAAACTGATTGCCAACGCACAAAATACCGGCCAGCAGCAGCATGGAATTGTGGAGCTCAACAGCAGGGTTAACTTCAAATTTAATATTGAAAAATACCAGGCCGTTTCACACAAAAGCACGGCGCCGGGCGTGGCGGTTGTTGAAACCGATCGTGAGCTGTTCCGTAAAATGGAAGGCAGTGTTACACCAAATTTCTTCTGGGACAGCGAAGATGATTTTCTCGCCAATGGCAAAGCATTCAGCTTACTTGATAATAACCAGCTGGCAGCTACCGCATTTTCTGCTTATATGACCAGCGATAAACTGGAACTGGGTATTGAAACGCTTCCTGCATTCAGGGGAAAAGGTTATGCAGCAGCTGTAAGCGCTGCACTGATTGATTTCTGTATCAGCAACAACTACGAGCCGCTATGGTCGTGCAGGCTGGAGAATACAGGCTCTGTAATGCTGGCGCAAAAGCTGGGGTTTGAAGTGGCGTTGACTTTTCCTTACTACAGGTTGAGCAATTAG